GTGCATCTGGCTCAGGCAAATCTACTCTGTTACGGCATATTAATGGCTTGCACATTGGAGACGGAGGAACAGTTTATATTTTTGCTTCAGTCCTACAGAGTAGTGGGAAAGTTCACTCTAAAATTAGGTCTTTACGAAGCCAGATAGGTTGTATATTTCAACAGTTTAATTTAGTCAATCGGCTAACAGTTATCGAAAATGTTCTTGTTGGTAACTTAGCAAGATTGTCTATTTTTCGCTCAATATTACATTTATTTACCAAAGAAGAAAAAGTTCAAGCTCTTGCTGCATTAGAGCGGGTAGGCATTCTTGAACACGCTTATAAACGGGCATCTATGCTTTCTGGAGGGCAACAACAACGAGTTGCGATCGCTCGTTGTTTAGTGCAAGGAGCGAAAATTATCCTCGCAGACGAACCAATCGCCTCTCTAGATCCTGAATCGGCGCGTAAAGTTATGGAATTGCTCGTGCAGCTAAATCGCCAAAGCGGAATTACTGTAGTCGCTTCGTTACATCAGGTTCAAATGGTGCGTAGTTACTTTGATCGAGCGATCGCTCTCAAAGATGGAGAAGTGATGTTTGATGGTGCAACCACAGAGATGAATGATCACAAGCTCAATGAACTTTATGGCACAGCTGCCGAAGAACTCATTATGAGAGGGCACGGTGAACTGGTAGTGTAACCCCAAAATACAGAATTTTTACTTAATATCTCACAACTAAACTTATGGACAGAAGGTTATTTATTCAGCAGGCTTCTTTGTTTACTCTAACTTTGGCAAGTGCCAAGATACTTTCAGCTTGTACTTCTAATGCTGATAATAGTACCGCAGCGATTAAAGAAATTAACTTTGGTGTTCTGTCTACAGAATCTCAAGCTAATCAAAAACCAATTTGGGAACCTTTTGCTGCTGCTATGTCTCAGGAAATTGGGATTACCATTAAACCCTTCTATGTTACACAGTATGCAGCAGTCATAGAAGCTATGCGATTTGGTAAAGTTCAAGCAGCTTGGTTAGGTGGTAAATCTTATATTGAAGCAGCAAAAATTGCTGATGCAGAAGCTTTTGCTCAAGTTGTGAGTGCAGATGGCACTAGAGGCTACTATTCTCATTTAATTACTAATAAAGATAATCCCATCACTGCGGAAGCTATAGCAGTAGGTGGCGATAAATATGTGATCAAAAATGCAGCCAAGCTCACCTTTGCCTTTAATGAGCCTAATTCTACCTCTGGGTTTTTAGTTCCCAGTTACTATATTTTTACTAAAAATAATGTTGACCCTAAGAAAGCTTTTAAACGCTTGATTTTTGCTGGTAATCATGAAGCTTGCGCTCTAGCTGTAGCTAATAAACAGGTAGATGTAGCTACCGTCAGTAGTGAAGCATTAAGTCGTCTAGAAAGTACTAATCCTACAGCCAGGCAGAAGATTGAAATTATTTGGAAATCACCTATAATTCCCAGCGATCCAATTGTTTACCGTCGGGATTTATCTGATGATATCAAAAAGAAATTGCAAAACTTTTTCTATAACTACAAAGATGCTAAAGTTTTAGGACAATTTAAAATTTCTGGTTTTGTACAGGCTGAAGATAAAAATTGGCATACAATTCGAGAACTAGAAATTGCTAAAAAAATCCAAGAGACTCAAGCCAAAGAAAATCTTAGTGAGCAAGAAAAACAGCAAACAATAGCAGAATTAAACCAGCAACTCAAAGGGATTAAATAAAATTAGATTTATAGGTAGTAAAAAGTGCGCTCACGAAATCAGATAATTACTTACGTATCTCCTAACGTCGCAGCAATGTTAGAGAAAGAAGCAAAGCTTGTGAATACTCAAAAAGTTTTGTTTCTTTTAGTTATTGCTGCTGTATTGGTTTTTGCCTATAACCAAAGCGAGTTAAATTTCCCTGTACTTCTGCAACGGGGAGACAACATGGTGGAATATATCCGTTCATATTTTCCGCCAGACTTTAGCGATTGGAATTATTATTTCTCAGAAACACTGGTTACTATATCGATGGGAATTTGGGGAACTTTAATGGCTGCGATCGCAGCTGTTCCTTTATCTATCCTAGCATCTAATAATATTTGCCCAGTATGGGTTGTACAACCAACACGTCGCCTCTTAGATGCTATGCGTGCGATTAATGAAATCGTCTTTGCACTAATCTTTGTAGTTGCTGTTGGATTGGGGCCATTTGCTGGAGTTTTGGCATTATTTGTTCATACTGCCGGTATCCTGGGTAAGCTGTTCTCAGAAGCAGTAGAATCAATTGAGTCAGGCCCTGTAGAAGGAATTAGAGCTACTGGTGCAAGTCCGATTCAAGAAGTTATTTATGGAGTGATTCCTCAAGTAATGCCTTTGTGGACTTCTTTCACTCTCTACAGATTTGAGTCAAATGTGCGTTCTGCTTCTGTATTAGGGATTGTTGGGGCTGGTGGTATTGGCGTTTCACTATATCAGAGTTTTGGTGCATTTGAATACCAAAAAGTCTGTACAATTCTCATTATTTTGATTGTTACTACTGGTGTTATTGATTTACTCTCTGCAAAGGTTAGAGGGTGGTTAGTTTAGTATGACTGTCATCAGTCATCATTCAACCGCTAAGTACAGCTTTGCTTAAATTCGTAGCGAATTGACAGGGGTAAATTGTTGACGGTAAGGTGAGGATACGTGGACTATCCCTCAAGCATTCGGTACTATGGCTGGTCGGCAAAAAACCTACAAGGTGCAGCTAACAGAAGAGGAAAAAGAACTGTTGCAGCAGCAAGCGAATGCCCGAAAAACAGGGCAAAGCAAAGGCAAACGAGCCAAAATAATACTTACAACTGCTGAAAATTCAGATTGGACAGATGCTCAAATTGCTCAAAATATCGGCTGTTCACAAGCCCTTGTTCGGAAATGGCGCAAACGTTGGTGTCAAACTCGTAGTCTAGAAGAAGCACCCCGTCCAGGTCGTCCTCGGATATTTGAAGCAATTATACGAGCAAAAGTTACTGCGTTCGCGCTTCGCGTTGCCGCAGGCATCGCTTGCAGCAACCCAACGGATTTTGATCTTCCCTTGGCGAGGTGGAGTTGTAGCGATATTGCAGCACATCTAGTCACGCTAGGCATTGTAGTATCCATAGCGACTTCAACAGTCTGGCGATGGCTAAAATCTGAGCGGATAAAACCTTGGCGGTTTCATACTTGGATGCATCGGATTGATGATAATTTTGTTGCAAAAGCAACCCCTGTACTTAAACTGTATGCTCAGGCAAAATTTTTGATTAAAGCTGGATTCTGGGTGGTATGTGTGGATGAAAAAACTTCCATCCAAGCACGATCCGGCTTACATCCAAATATTGGGGCAGGTGTCAAACAACCAGTTCACTTTGCAGCCAGATATGCCCGAAAAGGAGCAACACATCTTTTTGCGGCTTTGAGCGTTGCTGATGGTCTGATTTATGGTTGTTGTCGCCCAACAAAAACATTCCTTGATTTTCAAGGATTTCTTTTAGAAGTATTGATACCAGAAGCCATTCGTCGGGGTATGCGCCATATTTATTTAATCCTTGACAACGGCTCTACCCATGCCCCAAAACAATTACAGGCTTGGTTGAATCAGAAGCAAAAAGAAGACGGTTGGAATTTTACGGTGGAAGTGGTCTGGCTACCAAAATATGCTTCATGGTTAGATCAAATTGAAATTTGGTTCAGCATTTTACAACGTAAATTACTGACTCCAAATGATTTTCCTGACCTCAAGACCTTACAGCAACGTATAACTGATTTCATCGTCCGTCACAATGATTCAGCCCAACCAATCAAATGGTCATATACAGTAGCCCAGATGATGGAGAAATTCGCTACGAATTAATGCAAAGCTGTACTTAGTCATTTTCAAAAAATAACTCCATGCGATCGCCCCGCAGTCGAGTTACCCCATATTCAATAACATTACCTGTTTCATCGACGTTTACTGACTCCGCCAAAAGAATGGGTTGATTGAGGGGTATTTGTAGCCACTTAGCATCTTGAGGCTGGACTAGACGAGCAGAAACACAGGTACTACGGCGGATATGATCGCATCCATATACCTGCCGTAAAAACTGAGAGATTGATTGCTGTTCTTGTAAAATCTTGATATTTTTCGGATCTAAAATATCAGGGAATTGCTTGAGGGGAAAATACCCAGTGCCCATACTTATAGGTTCTTCATCTGCAAAACTTAAGCGTTCAATTAACGCTACCGACTCACCATAAGGAATTTCTAGCCCTTTAGCAATCGCATCATCCGCAGGTACTTCTAAAACACGTAGCAGTTGAAACCTCACTTGCCAACCCTGTGCTTTCAACATTTGGTTGTAACGCACTCGCTTACCAATCGCATAGCGGATGGTTTTAGCCGCTACAAAAGTTCCGCGTCCTCGGTCAACTCGCAATAACCCCTCGTTTTTTAGGAGGGCGATCGCTTGTCTAATGGTATGGCGATTAACTGCAAACTGTTCAGCTAACTTGGTTTCCGTAGGTAGTTGTTCCCCAATCTGATAAACCCCCTGATGAATATTTTGTCGCAGTTGGTCAGCAATCTGGACATAAATTGGCATTATTTCCTTCATGTATCAATTATCAATAATTAGATTGTCAATTTGTCAGAATTGCGTTAATCTACTTTCATCTAGATGTCTAGACAAGTTAAGAATAGTTTAAAACAAAATACCACAAACCGACTTATGCCTACTGTGATGCAGCGACAAGCATGGATGGCAACATTAGCTAAAGCCGAGTTAGAGCTATTAGAAAAATTGGTAAACACATTAGATAATTTGCCCAACTATAGCTTTTTACGCTGCCCAGAGATTGGTCTAACAATGGTGCGGGGACTCGCCGGGGGTACAGGAGAGCCATTTAACTTAGGAGAAATTACTATGACTCGCTGTGTTGTGCAGTTAGAGAGCCAAGGAGATGAAACAATCGCTGGATTTGGTTATGTCGCGGGGCGATCGCACCGTCATGCAGAACTAGCTGCTGTTTGTGATGCGTTATTGCAAACCCCAAATTGGCACGATCAGATTCAGGCTGAAGTAATTCAACTCTTGCAAGTAGAATACCAAAAACAGCAGGAACTCAAGCAGCGTCAAGCAGCCGCTACTAAGGTCAATTTTTTCACGATGGTGAGGGGGGAAGGGTGAATCAATTAAAAATTAAAAATTAAAAATTAAAAAAAAATTGGATTATTGATTGATGTCAAATATAGTTACGTACTTACCTGGCTTTCGAGACTCAATTCATGATGCTCAGATGACATTTCGGGCG
This window of the Nostoc sp. ATCC 53789 genome carries:
- the phnD gene encoding phosphonate ABC transporter substrate-binding protein, which encodes MDRRLFIQQASLFTLTLASAKILSACTSNADNSTAAIKEINFGVLSTESQANQKPIWEPFAAAMSQEIGITIKPFYVTQYAAVIEAMRFGKVQAAWLGGKSYIEAAKIADAEAFAQVVSADGTRGYYSHLITNKDNPITAEAIAVGGDKYVIKNAAKLTFAFNEPNSTSGFLVPSYYIFTKNNVDPKKAFKRLIFAGNHEACALAVANKQVDVATVSSEALSRLESTNPTARQKIEIIWKSPIIPSDPIVYRRDLSDDIKKKLQNFFYNYKDAKVLGQFKISGFVQAEDKNWHTIRELEIAKKIQETQAKENLSEQEKQQTIAELNQQLKGIK
- the phnG gene encoding phosphonate C-P lyase system protein PhnG, giving the protein MPTVMQRQAWMATLAKAELELLEKLVNTLDNLPNYSFLRCPEIGLTMVRGLAGGTGEPFNLGEITMTRCVVQLESQGDETIAGFGYVAGRSHRHAELAAVCDALLQTPNWHDQIQAEVIQLLQVEYQKQQELKQRQAAATKVNFFTMVRGEG
- the phnC gene encoding phosphonate ABC transporter ATP-binding protein, yielding MASTVAIEVSNLSKTFKGKTALKNVSCTINEGELVALIGASGSGKSTLLRHINGLHIGDGGTVYIFASVLQSSGKVHSKIRSLRSQIGCIFQQFNLVNRLTVIENVLVGNLARLSIFRSILHLFTKEEKVQALAALERVGILEHAYKRASMLSGGQQQRVAIARCLVQGAKIILADEPIASLDPESARKVMELLVQLNRQSGITVVASLHQVQMVRSYFDRAIALKDGEVMFDGATTEMNDHKLNELYGTAAEELIMRGHGELVV
- a CDS encoding IS630 family transposase, whose amino-acid sequence is MAGRQKTYKVQLTEEEKELLQQQANARKTGQSKGKRAKIILTTAENSDWTDAQIAQNIGCSQALVRKWRKRWCQTRSLEEAPRPGRPRIFEAIIRAKVTAFALRVAAGIACSNPTDFDLPLARWSCSDIAAHLVTLGIVVSIATSTVWRWLKSERIKPWRFHTWMHRIDDNFVAKATPVLKLYAQAKFLIKAGFWVVCVDEKTSIQARSGLHPNIGAGVKQPVHFAARYARKGATHLFAALSVADGLIYGCCRPTKTFLDFQGFLLEVLIPEAIRRGMRHIYLILDNGSTHAPKQLQAWLNQKQKEDGWNFTVEVVWLPKYASWLDQIEIWFSILQRKLLTPNDFPDLKTLQQRITDFIVRHNDSAQPIKWSYTVAQMMEKFATN
- the phnF gene encoding phosphonate metabolism transcriptional regulator PhnF; this translates as MPIYVQIADQLRQNIHQGVYQIGEQLPTETKLAEQFAVNRHTIRQAIALLKNEGLLRVDRGRGTFVAAKTIRYAIGKRVRYNQMLKAQGWQVRFQLLRVLEVPADDAIAKGLEIPYGESVALIERLSFADEEPISMGTGYFPLKQFPDILDPKNIKILQEQQSISQFLRQVYGCDHIRRSTCVSARLVQPQDAKWLQIPLNQPILLAESVNVDETGNVIEYGVTRLRGDRMELFFEND
- the phnE gene encoding phosphonate ABC transporter, permease protein PhnE, translated to MLEKEAKLVNTQKVLFLLVIAAVLVFAYNQSELNFPVLLQRGDNMVEYIRSYFPPDFSDWNYYFSETLVTISMGIWGTLMAAIAAVPLSILASNNICPVWVVQPTRRLLDAMRAINEIVFALIFVVAVGLGPFAGVLALFVHTAGILGKLFSEAVESIESGPVEGIRATGASPIQEVIYGVIPQVMPLWTSFTLYRFESNVRSASVLGIVGAGGIGVSLYQSFGAFEYQKVCTILIILIVTTGVIDLLSAKVRGWLV